The Microplitis demolitor isolate Queensland-Clemson2020A chromosome 8, iyMicDemo2.1a, whole genome shotgun sequence genome has a segment encoding these proteins:
- the LOC103573254 gene encoding ATP-binding cassette sub-family C member 5 isoform X1: MIIDEIGVKDESFTPSKRSTVDIESFGYERGTEMFRNEYRKSRKLSRYNSALKNLIPIRLGKTSDGEMPIDKAGFFSTISFSWITKYLLISNQKGITLDDLPKPSPHDTADLNAKRLEALWNDEVMRNSLTGASFSRAAWKFIRTRIFMASLMFGSSAILGFLGPAIVMRKLLEHIESPEGSVYSGIMWIFLLMISDLLRVTFFSWGWSACYRTGLRMKSAFISVMYRKLIKTSNLSNQNSGKLINMMSNDSQAVYDLCIYTPMIIAGPIITILIIIYILFVLSPLALSGFLFFFCFYPLQYLISCLNGYFRKRSIIMSDQRVSAVNEIFNCIKLIKMYAWEDPFSLNLLELRNKEKSWLEKMCITRSYGSSLTVTIPIIAAIISFLVHVAGGYSLTAAQVFPFVLLLNSQTRHMISFFEVAITTVVNTRVSFARIKSVMSMEENNNFIQKPIVKSQALSIMNGTFVCDVDSCNLKSAEKKKKRKLNKDDLEKNELEFLMPKRIEILSDINFEAAKSKLIGICGHVGSGKSSLLRAALGQIRITNGKISRDGSCAYVSQQAWIQNATFRDNILFGHKFDSHRYYTAIDVCCLQEDIDSLPAADETEIGERGVNLSGGQKQRVALARAYYANQDIYFLDDPLSAVDINVGWYIFENLIQRALKDKCVILVTHQIPYLSRCDQIYMMSNGRIVEQGDHVSLMQAGKEYASMVKSDKSMMTNSISNNNKEIYDKLSKMYDNSNTLTLKQDSQNEGRDQQKEEDEETIDGTLIEPEYMETGSIKRHTYLLYIGAMGGFLIAIIVLINVFLNTSCILFSSWWLATWIKAGSGGQTITVGNETVVSNNIIDNPDIGYYQAVYAACILAILGSSLLRGFVLTRVALIASTTLHNRLFKKIMSTTMQFFETTPKGRLQNIFSRDIGELDGQLPINIENSLNSIFHGVLNVLMVCVILPYLTIPFILLSVLFYFVSKLFRKTLRDLQRHENTSKSPIFSFATATLQGLDTIHAFKKETQFIEKFYEYIDLNGTCEFLSSVLLRWAAIRFDILTIIAYVCTGFTVVLLKGNISPAMAGLALSFCGQMTGFLQYTIRLLSITELKFISVERMSFYLRTLKSEDEYTKISTSLKPYDWPQNGAIEFRNVVLRYRKNTPIILHNISFNAVAGEKLGIVGRTGSGKSSLITALFRLVEISDGYIKIDGSDVTTISLSKLRSKLSIIPQDPIIFNGSIRYNLDPWNVKTDEELWSALEKTKLKNKVITMPGQLNAFVDSGGSNMSMGERQLLCLARVLLRKNKIIILDEATASVDPITESIVQTTIQEEFSDCTIMIIAHRLQNVLSCDRILVMENGKILEFDTPSKLLDNPDSEFSKMIAAADKKNSNY, translated from the exons GTCTACAGTTGATATCGAGTCTTTTGGATACGAGAGAGGAACTGAAATGTTTAGAAATGAGTACAGGAAAAGCCGAAAATTATCTCGGTACAACTCGGCTCTTAAAAATCTTATTCCAATTCGTTTGGGTAAAAC TTCTGATGGCGAAATGCCAATTGACAAGGCCggatttttttcaaccatATCCTTTTCATGGATAACTAAATACTTATTGATATCAAATCAGAAAGGGATTACCCTAGATGATTTGCCAAAGCCTTCGCCACATGATACAGCTGATCTCAACGCAAAGAG actagAAGCTTTGTGGAATGATGAAGTTATGAGAAATAGTTTAACAGGAGCTTCATTTTCTCGAGCAGCTTGGAAATTTATTCGTACTAGAATATTTATGGCTTCACTTATGTTTGGTTCTTCTGCTATTCTGGGTTTTCTTGGGcct gCAATAGTAATGAGAAAGTTATTAGAACACATAGAGTCTCCAGAGGGATCAGTATACTCTGGAATAATGTGGATATTTTTACTGATGATCTCAGATTTATTGAGAGTAACATTTTTTAGCTGGGGCTGGAGCGCGTGTTACAGAACTGGTTTAAGAATGAAATCAGCATTTATAAGTGTAATGTacagaaaacttataaaaacaAGTAATTTAAGTAATCAAAATTCTGGCAAA TTAATCAATATGATGTCTAATGATAGTCAAGCTGTATACGATCTCTGTATCTATACTCCAATGATAATTGCTGGTCCtattataacaattttaataattatatatattctatttgTTTTGAGTCCTCTTGCTCTTtcaggatttttatttttcttttgtttctaTCCGTTACag TATTTAATTTCTTGTCTCAATGGCTACTTTAGAAAACGAAGTATTATCATGTCTGATCAGAGAGTCTCTgcagttaatgaaattttcaattgtattaaattaattaaaatgtatgcATGGGAGGATCCTTTTAGTTTGAATCTCCTag AACTtcgaaataaagaaaaatcctGGCTTGAAAAAATGTGTATAACTCGAAGCTATGGTTCATCTTTGACTGTTACGATTCCAATTATTGCAGCAATAATTAGTTTCTTAGTTCATGTTGCTGGGGGATATAGTTTAACTGCTGCGCAG GTATTTCCATTTGTATTACTGTTAAATTCGCAGACTCGGCATATGATATCTTTTTTTGAGGTGGCTATAACAACAGTCGTTAATACAAGAGTATCTTTCGCTAGAATAAAG agtGTAATGAGTATGgaagaaaacaataacttcatTCAAAAACCCATTGTCAAAAGTCAAGCGTTATCTATTATGAATGGAACGTTTGTGTGTGACGTTGATTCTTGCAATCTAAAGTCtgcagagaaaaaaaa AAAGCGAAAACTAAACAAAGATGACTTGGAGAAAAATGAACTGGAGTTCTTGATGCCAAAacgtattgaaattttaagtgacattaattttgaagctgctaaatcaaaattaattggtATTTGTGGTCACGTCGGAAGTGGTAAAAGTAGTCTTCTAAGAGCTGCTCTAGGTCAAATACGTATAACTAATGGAAAAATATCAAGGGATGGCAGTTGCGCTTACGTTAGCCAGCAAGCCTGGATTCAAAATGCAACTTTTagagataatattttatttggcCATAAATTTGATTCACATCGTTATTACACAGCAATAGATGTGTGCTGTTTGCAAGAAGACATTGACTCTCTTCCTGCTGCCGATGAAACGGAAATTGGTGAGAGAGGTGTTAATTTGTCAGGTGGACAAAAACAAAGAGTAGCACTCGCCCGTGCTTATTATGCTAATCA agACATTTACTTCCTGGATGATCCACTGAGTGCAGTAGACATTAATGTTGGATggtatatatttgaaaatttaattcaaagagCTTTAAAAGATAAATGTGTTATTCTTGTTACTCATCAAATTCCA TATCTTAGTCGTTGTgatcaaatatatatgatgagTAATGGACGAATTGTTGAACAAGGTGACCATGTATCACTGATGCAAGCTGGTAAAGAGTATGCTTCTATGGTTAAAAGTGATAAATCAATGATGACAAACTCTATTTCGAATAATAA caaagaaatttatgataaattgtCAAAAATGTATGATAATTCCAACACCTTAACTCTCAAACAAGACAGTCAAAATGAGGGGAGAGATCAGCAGAAAGAGGAAGATGAAGAAACAattg atgGTACTCTTATTGAGCCAGAGTACATGGAAACAGGATCAATAAAAAGGCATACGTATCTTCTTTATATCGGAGCGATGGGAGGTTTTCTTATAGCTATTATTGTGCTAATTAACGTTTTCTTAAATACGAGTTGTATATTATTCAGCAGTTGGTGGTTAGCTACTTGGATCAAAGCTGGTAGTGGA gGACAGACAATTACTGTTGGCAATGAAACGGTtgtatcaaataatattattgataatccTGATATAGGATATTATCAAGCTGTTTATGCAGCATGTATTTTAGCTATTTTAGGGTCCAGTCTTCTTCGCGGATTTGTATTAACTCGCGTTGCGTTAATAGCATCTACAACATTGCACAATagattatttaagaaaataatgagTACGAcgatgcaattttttgaaacaacaCCAAAAGGGCGAttgcaaaatatatttagtcgTGATATCGGTGAAT tggatGGTCAGTTACcgataaatattgaaaattcttTGAATAGTATTTTTCATGGTGTATTAAATGTATTGATGGTTTGTGTAATACTTCCGTATTTGACTATACCGTTTATACTTTTgagtgttttattttatttcgtttctAAACTATTTag aaaaacttTAAGAGATTTACAACGTCATGAAAATACATCCAAGTCGCCGATTTTTAGTTTTGCAACAGCTACTCTTCAAGGACTTGATACTATTCATGCTTTTAAAAAGGAAACACAATTTATAGAAAA atTTTATGAGTATATTGATCTTAATGGTACGTGTGAATTCTTGTCATCTGTTTTACTCCGTTGGGCTGCAATAAGATTTGACATTTTAACTATCATTGCGTATGTATGTACTGGATTTACAGTAGTTTTATTAAAAGGTAATATATCGCCCGCAATGGCAGGGCTTGCGTTATCTTTTTGTGGTCAAATGACAGGATTTTTACAGTATACAATAAGATTATTATCCATTACGGAACTTAAATTTATCAGCGTTGAGAGaatgagtttttatttaaga ACTTTGAAAAGTGAAGATGAATATACGAAAATATCGACGTCATTAAAACCTTATGATTGGCCGCAAAACGGAGCCATCGAATTTAGAAATGTCGTATTAAGATATCGAAAGAATACTCCGATCATATTACATAATATATCATTTAATGCAGTAGCTGGCGAAAAATTAG GAATCGTTGGCCGAACTGGTTCAGGAAAAAGTTCCCTTATTACAGCATTATTTAGACTAGTCGAAATATCGGATggttatataaaaatagatgGAAGTGATGTGACGACAATAAGTTTAAGTAAACTGAgaagtaaattatcaataataccCCAAgatccaataatatttaatgggTCAATAAGATACAATTTGGACCCGTGGAACGTTAAAACCGATGAAGAACTTTGGTCAGCtcttgaaaaaacaaaattaaaaaataaagttataacaATGCCAGGACAATTAAATGCATTTGTTGATTCTGGTGGATCAAATATGAGTATGGGTGAACGACAATTACTCTGCTTAGCGCGTGTTcttttacgtaaaaataaaattattattttggacGAGGCTACAGCTTCAGTGGATCCTATAACCGAGTCTATTGTACAAACGACAATACAAGAAGAGTTTTCTGATTgcacaataatgataattgcTCATAGATTACAAAATGTTTTATCTTGTGATAGAATTCTTGTAATGGAAAATGGTAAAATCCTTGAGTTTGATACTCCGAGTAAATTACTAGATAACCCAGACTCAgagttttcaaaaatgatcgctgcagctgataaaaaaaatagtaattattga